The Chelonia mydas isolate rCheMyd1 unplaced genomic scaffold, rCheMyd1.pri.v2 scaffold_97_arrow_ctg1, whole genome shotgun sequence genome includes a window with the following:
- the LOC122463997 gene encoding up-regulator of cell proliferation-like produces MRRVFIYSLELKVSLANGLNHGQESQTPPAAELGEKAGVNQEQKQETQRAPEPGEKDGLNLEQESVTQKDSEPREKESPTVKRKTLLEVLSNLNLDQHRDSKLKLRNVLEISLESTENSTPKSLTDLPGHFLRKVMALNVMARNTNLVQNADEENDDNEKDLDMTEDFLSQNETDTTDSLNPLDVFWNLVPTPGLTPLYSE; encoded by the exons atgcgccgagtcttcatttattcactcgaATTGAAGGTTTCgcttgcca ATGGTTTAAATCATGGGCAGGAATCACAGACTCCACCAGCCGCAGAGCTAGGGGAaaaagctggtgtaaatcaggaacagAAACAAGAGACTCAACgagccccagagccaggggagaAGGATGGTTTAAACCTGGAGCAGGAATCAGTAACTCAGAAAGATTCAGAGCCAAGGGAGAAAGAATCTCCTACAG tgaaaagaaaaacacttctGGAAGTTCTCTCAAATTTAAACCTGGATCAGCACAGAGACAGCAAGCTGAAGCTAAGGAATGTCCTGGAAATCAGTCTAGAAAGTACAGAGAACAGCACTCCTAAGTCATTAACAGATTTACCTGGGCACTTCCTAAGGAAGGTGATGGCTCTGAATGTGATGGCCAGAAACACAAACCTTGTTCAAAATGCTGATGAAGAAAATGATGACAATGAGAAAGATCTGGATATGACAGAGGATTTTCTTTCCCAAAATGAAACGGACACTACTGATTCTCTAAACCCCCTCGATGTTTTCT GGAACCTGGTGCCTACCCCAGGCCTCACTCCACTTTACAGCGAGTGA
- the LOC119565061 gene encoding maestro heat-like repeat family member 5, which translates to MECAQSLKETLSAQLEEEEEEEEDVSPEQDTIRVIQQHLQGRAEWVEDRAKQLRFLHAVPRLCFSAQQQGWDTLEPHFSKAALVESIAELIENLPMASEPSSIVSSSMAAVCSLSKLKPPLALELESRLLRALLYTIFTMGTGQDTTHFQALHNTYLESLDSMLGGLLAETPTTDKLQHLLEHLHFWLDSRNTQERARAIRSSAALLRFATSLSGFDTSSDFPKAGNFVLQLGLCISDPADDISRQARDGIYWLQRLLLQRRGLNIREESDLWCRDGLQDTERLAYRNMARVGEVFGEIFTEGQKRSFLQAALLAIHDPEIRVSQAGLVLTYSILGEAGQLIGNEQEDVTATIMAHLFYIRCLRQVPKALQGLCSVGQP; encoded by the exons atggagtgtgcacagtctctcaaag agACCCTcagtgcccagctggaggaggaggaggaggaggaggaggatgtgtccCCTGAACAAGACACCATCAGGGTCATCCAGCAGCACCTCCAGGGCAGAGCTGAG TGGGTGGAGGACAGGGCCAAACAGCTCCGCTTCCTCCATGCTGTCCCACGTCTGTGCTTCTCGGCACAGCAGCAGGGGTGGGACACTCTGGAGCCGCACTTCTCCAAAGCGGCCCTTGTGGAGAGCATTGCG GAGCTGATTGAAAATCTGCCCATGGCATCTGAGCCGAGCTCCATCGTCTCCAGCTCCATGGCCGCGGTTTGCAGCCTCAG CAAACTGAAGCCACCACTTGCCCTGGAGCTGGAGTCACGCCTCCTGCGGGCTCTACTCTACACTATTTTTACCATGGGCACTGGGCAGGACACCACCCACTTCCAG gctcTGCACAACACCTACTTAGAGAGCCTGGACAGCATGCTCGGGGGCCTGCTGGCAGAGACCCCCACCACGGACAAGCTGCAGCACCTCTTGGAG CACCTCCATTTCTGGCTCGACTCCAGAAACACCCAGGAGAGAGCTAGGGCCATACGGAGCAGCGCTGCCCTGCTCCGATTTGCCACCTCCCTCTCCGGATTTGAC ACCTCCTCCGATTTCCCCAAGGCGGGAAACTTTGTGCTGCAGCTGGGTCTCTGCATCTCTGACCCAGCCGATGACATCAGCCGGCAAGCCAGGGATGGGATCTATTGGCTGCAGaggctcctgctgcagaggaggg GGCTGAACATCAGAGAGGAGAGCGATCTGTGGTGTCGGGACGGGCTCCAAGACACCGAGCGCCTGGCGTACAGGAACatggccagggtgggggag GTCTTTGGAGAGATCTTCACGGAAGGCCAGAAAAGATCTTTCCTCCAGGCAGCGCTTCTGGCCATACATGACCCCGAGATCcgtgtcagccaggctgggcttgtGCTGACATATTCTATCCTGGGGGAAGCCGGCCAGCTGATTGGGAACGAG CAGGAGGACGTGACAGCGACGATCATGGCGCACCTGTTCTACATCCGGTGCCTGCGCCAGGTGCCCAAAGCgctgcaggggctgtgctccGTGGGACAGCCTTGA